The Spirosoma oryzicola region ATTCGCATACACAGTCGAGCTTGCTTTGTTGTAAGCCTTCTTTGATGGCAAGGGCCGCGCCAGTGGCATTCAGACTGTGTTTAAAGGCATTGGGGGCAATGAGAACACGCATAGGTTTTCGGGGGAATTGCGAGGTGTTGAGCAGTACATCTCGATGGATAGTTATCGCTGACCGGATGGGTTTTGCTGACGCGAATTAGACGCAATCCCTTACGTCTCTATATGGTTTGATGCGTTTGTGAAAACAGGCTAGAATCCAGCAAAACAGCTGAACTAGGCGTTTGCCTGATGGTAGGGAGCGCCTAATTCAGCTTAATTTATAGAAGCAGGTCGGCTTACTTGTTCACTACGTTGACCGGGTTGCCGTTGATAAACGCGGATAAATTATCGACCGTGATCGCCATCAGGCGGGTGCGTGCTTCTTTCGTTGCCCAGGCGATGTGGGGCGTAATCAAACAGTTTTTGGCTTTGAACAATGGGTTATCAGCGGCTGGTGGTTCTTTGGATAACACGTCGATACCCGCTCCGGCAATAATGTCGTTGTTGAGCGCATCGGCTAAATCCTGATCCACGACCAGTGGTCCCCGCGAGGTGTTCAACAGGAACGCCGTTGGTTTCATCAACGCCAAGGTATCTTTGTTCATGAGTCCCTGCGTTTCGGGCGTCAGCGGGGTGTGAATACTCACCACATCCGATTGCGCTAGTAGCTCAGGAACGTCGGCCCACCGGAAATTGGACCGGTGCGACTGGTCCGTATGATGCCGTTTCGAGCCAATGACCTTCATGCCAAAGGCCGTTGCTACGTCGGCTACTTTTTCGCCGATACTGCCAAAGCCGATGATGCCTATCGTTTTGTCGGCCAGTTCAATGAGCGGGTAGTCCCAAAACGAGAAATCAGCCGAGCGCGCCCATTTGCCGTCCATGACCGAATCGCTGTGGCGTTGTACGTGCAGCGTCAGTTCGAGCAGCATCGCAAACGTCAGTTGCACTACCGACATGGTGCTGTAGCCGGGTACGTTGCTGACAATAATCCCGTTTTTCTTAGCTACGTCAGTGTTAACAATGTTGTAGCCGGTGGCTAGTATACCGATGAACTTGAGCGCGGGAAGCTGAACCAGAATGTCCTCACCCAGCGGGGTTTTGTTGGTGAAAATAATTTCGGCGTCTTTGGCCCGTTCCACAACCTGATCGGCTGGGGTGCGGTCGTACACCGTCAACTCACCCAGTTTCTCCAGTCCCTCCCAGGACAAATCGCCCGGATTCAGCGTATACCCGTCTAATACGACAATTTTCATTCCTTAATTTTCGATTGTTTGCACTAATAACACGCTGTTTGGTCAATGGGATAAAGCCGTCAATTAACGAAGTCCGGCGTTTGCGCTTTCTTTTTGGCCGTTCGCAGAATAAGCACGGCCAATGTAGCCAATAAGACTGCCAGCAGCGCAAGGTAGGTATAGCCCGTCGATACGTTCGGTAGCATTGTCGCTTTTTTTGTTCCAATCATCTCATAGGCCGGAATCAGCCACTTCAACGCATACGCCTGCGCCAATACGATAAGACAAATCACAAAGAGCATGATAAAGCTGTGCTTTACCGTAAAGCGGAACAACTCCGATTCTTTCCCGACCAGATTACCTGCCGCGGCAGCTACGGCGATGGATTGCGGAGAAATCATTTTGCCGACAACACCGCCTGATATATTGGCCGATACCGTTACGACCGGATCGACACCAATGGACTGCGCGGTAGCATATTGGAGCTTACTGAACAACGCATTAGCCGATGTGTCGGAGCCGGTGATAAACACGCCCAGCCAGCCCAGTATGGGCGCAAAAAACGGAAACAGAAAACCCGTGTTTGCCAGTACTTCGGCCAGTGTCAGCGTAATACCGGAATCGTTGAGAATGTACGCGAATCCCAACACGGCAGCAATCGTCAGAATCGGGAACTTGAGCTGGTCCAGCGTTGCGCCGAATACGTTGGCACCTTCACGGTACGAAAGACCGACCAGCGGAATGGCGATGAGTGCCGCGATCAGAATGGCCGTTCCAGCTGCCGACAAGTAGTTCAGCTTGAATAATTTGGGTAGTAGCGTTCCGTCTTCGCCCTGAATGGCATTGTGCAGACCCGGAAATTCGAACTGCGCCATCCCCGCCGAATTAAGCGCGTCCTTGATCGGTTGAACGCCCCAGGCAATCACCATAATGGTCAGCACGATGAACGGCGACCAGGCCCGGATCAACTGCCCATTGGTGTAGTTCAGATCAGTGACGATCGTTGCCGCCGGTTCGTTGGCAAAGCGCCAGATGGTTTTTGGTTTCCAGAAGCGCAGGAAGATCATCAGGCAAATGATGGAGCCAAGTCCGGCAATAACGTCGGGTAGGGCAGGGCCTAAAAAGTTGGCCGAGAAGTACTGGAGAAAGGCAAACGAAATACCAGATACCAGAACAGCGGGCATGATTTCCTGCGCCTTTCGGAAACCCGCAATTATCGTTACCAGATAAAAAGGCAGCATGACCGACAGGATAGGCAGCGTCCGGCCAACCATCTGCGAAATGGGTAATTCGGGAATGCCCGACACCTGCGACGCGACCGTAATGGGAATGCCGATGGAGCCAAACGCAACCGGTGCGGTGTTGGCAATCAGACAGATACCCGATGCGTAGAGCGGATTGAAACCAAGTCCCACCAGCATGGCCGCCGTAATGGCCACGGGGGCACCAAATCCGGCGGTGCCTTCCAGAAACGACCCAAACGAGAAAGCAATCAGCAACGCCTGCAACCGCCGGTCGGCGGTGATCGACGCCATGAACTGTTTGATAATTTCGAACTGACCGCTTTTTACCGTGATGTTGAACAGGAAAACGGCCGTGATGATCAGCCAGCAAATCGGGAATAAACCGTATACCGCGCCGTGAGCCGCCGACAGCAACGCCAGTTTGACAGGCATACCGTAGACAGCAGTGGCGATAATCATCGCTAAGCCGGTAGCGATCAGACTGGCCTGATAGCCTTTCATTTTTTTGATGATCAGCGCCCAGAAGATAAACAGAATGGGCACTGACGCCACCAGCACGGATAAAGCGATATTGGTAAATGGGTCAACAACTTGTTTCCAGACCATAGGTTGTATTCAGTTAGTTTCCTGATTCAGAGGTAAAAATAAAACGAGTGTCACTGCGGTATCGGCGGGATGTGGTGTCGGTTTTGAGAAACCGACACCACATTCTGAAAACGGTCAGGCTAAATCGAGCGCGACAATCTCATGGTCCCGCACTTTAGGGACCGCTACCGTTACTTTGCCGTTCTTTAGCTCAAATTTTGGTTTCTGGTCGCTCATGAGCAGTTTAACACCCGTTACTTTTGCCCCCGATGGAACCTGAACGGTCACCTGCGCGTCAACCGGAATCAACTCCCGGAATGGGCCTTTCATCATCATCGGATTGGTTAGGTTAACCAGATGAACCGTCATTGATTTTTGCTGCCGCCACACGTTGACATCAATTACGCCCGGACCCGCTATCGATACAACCGGTTCTTCGTCGAGCGCCCAGTTGATTACATTGCTGAGCAATTGCCCGTGATCGATGCTGAGCATCTGCCAGAACGACCGGTCCAGGTCGCCGGGAATATAGGCCACGCGTCCCTTGCCAACCTGCCGCAGGTAAAGCTCCCGCGTATCGGTCTGGGCCACGCGCGGGTACACATCTTCCATCGGCAAATCGGGATAGGTCGGAATAAGTGTAATCGGACTGGGAAACGTGTCCGTTGGTTTGACGTTGACCTTGTAAACAGAATTGATAATGCGGGGCGTGTCGTCCAGCCCTTTCAGAATCTGCTGCGTCTGGCTGTTCTTGGCGTCCTGCCGTAGTTGTAGGTAACTGTTCCGCATTGGCCCTTCAACCTTCTGATCGTACGAAACGCCGAGCAGACTGGCTAGTCCGAAGTCGGGCCGTTGTTTGCCTTCTTCGTCGTACAGCGATGTTTCAAACGTAGCCACCAAACTCCCGCCATTGTCCACGAAGGCCTGTAACTGCTTGCACTGGGCGTCGGAAAGAGCCGCAATGTTAGGCAGAATCAACAGCTTGAACCGCTTGAGGTCATCGGGTGTCAGCAAACGGTCGTTTACCATGTCGAACGGAACGCGGCTTTCAACCAGCGTGTGGTAGATTCCGTCGAGATGATCACCACTTTTCTGCTGCCAGGGTTTACCGCCGTAATTCCGATCCGTCTGTTCGGAATAGACAACGCCGACGCGGGCCAGCGATGCCGTGTTACGCAGGTACGATTCGTTCTTGTGGTACCCTTCGTACAGGTTAGCTACGGCTTCCATCCACCGCTTGTCGTAAATATCGCCCCCAAACTTCACGAAGCAGGGCCGCATCCCGTTGGCGGTTCCTTCGGCGGCCCAAATCCGGATTTCGGCGTCGCTTTGCACCGAATCTTTCCAACGGAATTCTTCTTCGATACCAACGCTGAAAATACCGATTAAGGGTTTCAGGCCCAGCGTCGAGCGCAATTCTTTCGCTCCTTTCCCGTTAGCCCAGGGTGGTGCCAAACCCCGGCGGGCCTGCTGATCGGCAAAGAACAGATCGGCTTCTTTACCCGTCGTAACTTTATCCGGGAATCCGTTCGGGATGAAGCGGGCGGTTGGTTTCTTTTTGCGAATGTCCGCGTCCCAAACCGCCCACAGTTCCCGCAATCGTTTCATGCGCCATTCCGCCCATTTGCGGTAGGTCGGGTCTAGCTTCTCGGTTTTCTGGGGCAGCTCTAACCCCGAATACGCTTTGAAATTGGTTTTGCAGTGTGCGCAGTAGCAGACATCATGCCCGTGCCAGCGATTTGAGAAGATGCCTTCGGGGGAGAAGTTGTCCATGATTTCCGCATTCACCCGTGTCATAAACTCAAAGTTGTAAGGCCCCAGCGCGCAGGTTACCCACAAATCGGGATTCGCCCAGTGGCGACGTTTTTTTCCGTCGGCGGTTACCGCAATCCAGTCGGGGTGCGCGTCGTAAACGTCCTGACGAGCCGCGTGAGGGTCGGTACGCAGCATGATCTTCATACCCTGTTTTCTACAACCTTCCACCAGATAGCCCAGCGTATTCGTATTGCCCATAAAATCGCTGCGGTGGTGTAGCGGAATGTTGGTCGGGTAGAACGCGACAATGCCACCCGCGCTCAGCAAAGCGCCATCGGCGTGAATACGCTTGAAGTAAGCCAGCCAGAAATCGGGATCATAGTGGCCGGGGTCCCGTTCGACAAAGGCTAACTGTGCCCACCGCATGGGGCCGTCGAGCCAGTAGGATTCAGGGGGTGCTACATGATTCGTCAACAAAGGCGAACCCGCCCACACGGACGCTCCCGAGAAGGCGAAGGAACCTCCCAACAAACCGGTTGTCTTTATGAAATTTCTTCTTTCCATACAGAATCGTGAGGCTGAGTCCTCACGTTAGGATTTGGGTATAGGAATCGTCTGGTTGAAAACGGTGGGGCTGGATGGGTAAAACCGATCGATACGGGAAAATATCTGAACGTCCGCTGGTTTAGTAGTGTAGGTAGGCGGAGTCAGGTAATGACAAGCAAAGGATTTTCGCGTGGTGTCGGTTTCTCAAAACCGACACCACCATAGAAGGGTATCAGATTGGGGCAAATCCAATAGTTCAGACAATACTGGTTCTCAAACCGCACGGGAGGCCCCGCCGACTCCACCGTCAAATGACTTTTCAGAGATTCCGTGCTTTCAACTGCTCAACGGCGTAGCTGGCGGCCCGCGCTGTCAGTGCCATGTATGTCAGTGATGGATTGACGTTGGAAGCCGAAGTCATAGCTGATCCGTCGGTTACAAACACGTTTTTGCAGGCATGTACCTGATTGAATTTGTTCAGGATCGATGTTTTGGGGTCTTTACCCATACGTGCCGTTCCCATCTCGTGAATGCCCAATCCCATGTGTGCAACGGGGTTATCGTAAGCAACCACGTTTTTGAAACCGGCTGCTTCAAGCATTTCGGCTCCGTCGTTCATGATGTCCTTCCGCATTGCCCGTTCGTTTTCGCCGAAATCGGCATCGAACACAACCTGCGGTAAACTCCATTTATCGGTCTGGTCGTTGCTCAGGGTAAAACGGTTGTTCGGATCAGGTAAGACTTCGCCAAAGCCGCTGAGGTTGATTTTCCAGGGACCGGGCTGCGTCATCTTTTTCTTGAAATCAGCGCCGAAGCCCGTTTCTGCTGCCCCCCGCGACCAGTCGGCTCGTGTCGCTCCGCCCTGGTAGCCAAAGCCGCGCAGGTAGCTGCGTTTGTCGGTGCCCCAGTTGCGGAAGCGCGGGATGTACAAACTACCCGGACGAGCCCCAAAAAAGTAATCGTCTTCAAAACCATCGATGTCTCCACGCGCGCCGATAGCCAGGTGGTGGTCCATCAAGTTGCGGCCTAGCTGATCGCTGTCATTACCGAGCCCGGTCGGGAAGCGGGCCGACTTGGAGTTCATCAAAATAGAGGTAGAGCCAATGGTTCCGGCATTCAGGAATAGCACTTTGGCGTAAAAGTCCCGCACTTCCATTGTGTTCTGATCGATTACCCGTACGCCTTTGGCTTTCTGAGCTTTATCGTCCAATATAATTTCTTTGACAATCGCGTTGTGGACAATGGTTACCCGGTTGGTTCGACGAGCCGCCGGAAGCGTAGCGGCCAGCGAACTGAAATACGCGCCGAACGGACAACCCCGCGTACACCGGTTGCGGAACTGGCAGGTAGCCCGGCCCACCGCCGAATGCACCGGCTGCGGCTTGGTCAGGTGAGCGACCCGGCCAATGGTGATCGGGCGATTGAGCTTCTGAGCTACCGATTTTTTTAAATGCAGTTCGGGGGCCGTCATCGCCATCGGGGGCAGAAAATTACTGTCCGGCAACACCGCCAGCCCTTCGGCCTGCCCGCTGATGCCGACGAATTTTTCGACGTAATTGTACCAGGGAACAAGGTCCGCGTAGCGAATGGGCCAGTCGACGCCAAGGCCCTGTTTGGCGTTTGCCAGAAAATCTTCTTCATTCCAGCGGTACGTGTGCTTACCCCACAGCAGTGATTTACCACCCGTATGGTAGGCCCGAATCCAGTTGAATGGCCGCTTCTGCACGTACGGATTTTCTTTATCGTTGGTGAAGAAGAATTGCGAACCTTCTTTGGCTGAGAAGTACATGGTCGCGTAATGTTCTTCGGCGGCTACAATGGGTATTTTGCCGCGATGTTCAAATTCCCAAGGGTCGCTGAAGGCTGTTTTATAATCTTCGACGTGCTTCAGTTCGTAGCCCCGTTCGAGTACCAGCACCTTCAACCCTTTTTCAGCTAGTTCCTTAGCGGCCCAGCCGCCGGTCATGCCCGACCCGACAACAATGGCATCGTAGGTCTGATCTTTGTCTGCTTTGAGATTCAGGTTCATAAAAATCGTACAAGAGTATGTGTTTCCCGCAGCGTGGACCAGTGGTCCACATTACTGTTAAGCTTGATTGCCGTACATGAAATCTTTCTGGCCCGGTTTGATCTTGATCGCTTCGAACTTCCCCGGAATGGGTTGATAATCAAACGACGCTTTTACGCCTACTTCGGAGGTGAAATAACCGAGCAGGGTCAACTCTTTGGTGATAAGCCAGAAAGTCGGGTTCGTGCTTTTTTGGGCGTCGGCTTCGATTTGCTTCAGCAATGCGGTCTGCTGGTCGGTGGAAAGCGTGACGAAATTTTTACGTTCCAGGTCGCTGACACCCGCCAGGAAAATGTCCTGCGCGGCTTTTGTGTAGCAGTCGCGGAGCATTACGTCCATGAAGTCGGGCACGCCCGCGTCGAGCGCACCAGGCGATTCCACGCGGGGCGATTCCACGCCGGGAGACACGGTTCGGGGGATGATCAATTCGGCGACTCGGCCCATAAGTTCATGTTGCGTTTCGCTCAAAAACTTGCCTGTTGGCGTACCTGCTGATGTGGTTTTTGCTATCTGCTCCCACCGATTCATCGCCTGTAGAGTCGGGGCCGAAAAGACTCCGCCCAGCATCCAGGCTACCTGCGTTACTGCTTGCCGTCTGTTCATTCGTTATAGGCTTGTTAACTAAATATCGTTGGTTGTCTTTTAGTATTCGTTGGTGTCCGATTTCCAAACCAGTGTTGTCCGAAATCCGTAAAACGCGTGATAGGGTGCTGGGTGAGTGGTGTCGGCGGGGCCGCCCGCGCGGTTCTTAAAACCGACACACATTGCTGACGCCAAGGGTCGGTTTTGAGAAACCGACACCACCCTAGAAGGACATCGAATTGGGGCAAATCCAACAGTTCGGGCAATATTGATTCTCAAATCAGACTCCACTGAAAGCTAAAAGGCAGATCTATCCAATTCATACCCAGAATTTTGCTTAACCTTTCTTCTTTATTGCTTACGGCCTGGCTGGCCCAACGGATACGGGAAAAGACAGTCGAACGGTAAACATTTTCGCAATCGGTCAGTCGATTTGCGCGGTTTGTCAGCGACTACCCCCGGTGTTTGCAGGACCTTTGTCATGTACTAATTAATCGGCAAAGGCCATGAATACGACCCCTAAACATCTTCCATCCATACTCGTCCTTGGCGCAACCGGTAGCATCGGCTACGCTGTAACCGTCAACCTGCTTGCCCGTCGGCTTCCCGTTACGATCTTGGTTCGAAACCGCGCCAAAGCGGATGCGTTGTTTCCCCATCAGCCAACGCTTACCATCGTTGAAGGGGACGCTCAGGATGCCGATCTGCTGAACCGGGTGGCGCTGGACAAGGATTTTATTTTTCACGGCATCAACTACCGGTACGATCAGTGGTTTGGTAATATGGATACCGTGACCCAAAAGGTCATCGACGCGGCTGCTCAGAACCAGGCGACTATCGTGTTTCCGGGAAATGTTTACAACTTCGGGAACACGAAAACACCCATTCGGGAAGATAGCCAGCCCAATCCCTGTTCGCGAAAAGGCCAGTTGCGCGTTGACATCGAAACACAACTGGAACAAGCCGCTGCTGCCGGTCGGTGTCGGGTGATCAATGTCAGACTGCCGGATTTCTGGGGACCTAATGTCCTCAACGATGGGGTCGCCCCGATCTTTAACAACGCCTTGCGCGGAAAGGCGCTTCCCTGGCTGGTAAACGTTGATATTCCGCACCAATCGGTTTTTACCCCGGATGCTGCCGAAATCATTGCCCGGCTTATGCTGCGTGATTGGACGCTGGAGCGGTCATCGACGACACCTTATCAAGTCTGGAATTACGGCGGAACAACACTGCCGTCGATTCGTGGCTGGTTCGGCCAAATCAGCGGTCTGGTCGGGAAGCCATTGGGGGTGCAGGTTTACAGTCGGTTGTTTATCCGCCTAATGGGACTATTCATGCCCGTGTTACGGGAAGTACGCGAGATGCTGTATCTCTACGAAAATACCGTTGTGCTTGATGACCAGAACGTACTTGCTGTATTTCCCGATTTTCAGCCTATCCCCATGAGACAGGCGTTGACCGAAACACTGACGTGGTTTGCCGAATACCAACAGCATCGCGCATTTACACCCGCAACCGGTAGCGTAATTACAGTTTTAGACTAAGCAGTCAAATTTTGACAAGAAATCTGTTTTATGAAAACGCTATTGAAGTCCGAAGAATTGATTCAGTTTTTAGGGGCTATATACCTGTTCTCCCAGGTGAATTTTGCCTGGTGGTGGTTCCCCGCGCTGCTGTTAGCGCCCGATTTAAGTATGATCGGCTACGCAGTAAATCCCGCTGTGGGAGCGGTTGTGTACAACATCGTTCACCACAAAGGGCTAGGAATTAGTATTGGGCTACTAGGATTGATGCTGGGTAACCAGAACCTGATGCTCGCGGGTATTATCTTATTTGCCCATTCGAGTATGGATCGGGCACTGGGCTATGGTCTGAAGTATACCGATAGTTTCAAGCACACCAGTCTGGATAATCTGTAGCTACCCTACGCGACCTGAGCCAGTCGGTAAGCCCCCGGCGTCACACCCATCCATTTTTTGAACGACCGGAAGAAAACGCTTGGTTCGGCAAACCCCAGCAGATAGGCAATGTCCGTTGTGCTGAGGTTTTGCTCGCGCAGATGTTGAACGGCCAGCTCTTTCCGAACGTCGTCCAGCAGTTGCTGGTACGTTGTGCCTTCGTCTTTGAGGTGAAGCTGTAACGTCCGAACGCCCATCGCCAGCCGGTCGGCAACGGTCGTTAGCGTTGGTTCTTCTCCTTTCATTAACCGGACGATCTGGGCTTTGACCCGACTGCTCAGCGAAGGGGCTTTAAGCTGATTGAGCAAAGCGGTTGCGTGCTGCTCAAACATCGCCGACAAGCTTGGGTTCGCGTTGAGCACTGGTGTGTCGAGCAGGGACGCGTCCAAGACCATTGCCGTTACATCCGCATCAAAGACCAGGCGGGCGGGGGCAAAAATGCGTTTATGCTCGCTCGTGTCAAGCGGACGCGGGTAGGCGAACCGAATCTCGCGAGCGGTCGTAGGAAGGCCCGTCAACGCCCGAATCGCCGACAAGTAAATGGATAGCTCGGAATTCAGTGTGTGTTCGGGATAAATAATGTCGGGACTGGTAATGCGCAGCGACAAAACGAACTGATCGTTCGCGTCGTCGGTATGGATCAGCGTACCGCTCGTCTGAACACCTTCACAAGCAATGTCCTGGTACTGGCAGAGTTTCTCGAACGCTTTCCCCAGCGTGGGACTGTGCATCATCACGTAGGCCAGCACACCTACGGAAACCGGATTGATCATTTCCCCTAATTTAAGCGCAATAGTCGTGTCACCGGTCACATCTATTATCGCGCGCCAGAGCGCCTGCACCTGCCGAATCTGAACGCGTCCATCCGGATTACGCAGTTCGTCGGAGCTGATCCCTACGGCCTGCGCCAGCGCATGGGTATCGGCTCCGCGTTGCTGGGCGGCAAACAGGATTAAATTGATCGAAGCTACGGAGAGCGTATGATTCGTAGAGGACGTAGACACGGGCGTTTGTTGAAAAAGTCTTTCGTAGGGAACAAGCAAGTCAGCGTAAGGCACTATTCGGATCAAGCAATGACTTGTCAATAACCAGGATCCTAACCTAAGCTATCTATCGCTGCAAGTTCTTAAAATACAACACGAACCGCAACAGCCGACCCATCTTATTCGGTAACGTTATGCAATAAGTGTCTGATTTGCATAAGACCAGTCTGTGGTCCGTTTTTGGAAGAACACGTCAGGCATTCGGTAGACAAAAATAGGAGTTTAACGCCTATTTAGCGCCTTTTAACAAATCCTAACAGGCACGTCAATAGATTTTGTGCAACTTTTATGCACTAGTTTAACTCCTTGTCGTGATGAAAACGTACTTAATCACCTTGTTAACCACTGGTTGGCTGGCTGCACTGTCTGCAACCGCTCAGACGACCCAATCGGGCAGCCCGATTTCGGGTAAAATCACCTACGAAGGCATGCGCCGGATTGATCGTTCGCAGATGCGGATGGTTGTCAACGGGCAGGAAGTTCGGCCGGGCAGCGCCGGAGCACCGGAAGCACCCGAAGGAATGCCTGAAGTCATTTCTTTTACGCAAAAACTCGTCTTCGCCGGAACGATGGCGAAAGAAGAACGGGACCGTCCGCAAAACATGATGTTCCGTCAGAACAGGGGCGGAGATAATGCTGATAATGCCGGTGGACCTCCACGCGGAATGCGAATGTCGCCCCCCTTCGAGCAGGATACGTATCTGGACCTGGCGAACAGAAAACGAATCGATGTTATGACCGTCAAGCGCGATTCAACTAGCCAGATATACCGGTCAGAAAAGCCAATGCCAACGGCCAGCGATTGGCAGACGAGCGATAAGACCAAGAAAATAGCGGGTTTCACCTGCCACAAAGCGACGGCGACGCACCGCAAGGAAACGTACACCATTTGGTACACGACCGATTTGCCGTTCACGTATTCGCCCGTTGCCGATCTGACGCCACCAGCGGGCGTTGTGCTTCAGATCGAATCGGACAATCAGTCGTTTAAAGCTACGGGTATCTCGAAAGAAGCCGTAGACGCTGTGGCTGTAGAACCTCCTGCTAGTGCCAAAGTCATCTCGGCGGAAGAAATGGAGCAGGTTCGCCGAAAATCAATGGCCGATTTTCGCCAGCGCATGATGTCGTCAATGCCGGGTATGGAACGTAACTAAAACGCAGCGGTGTAACACGGACAAGATGTCCGCACCACCGCGCTACACCTGCACATGATACCATCAATGCCCACATAACGTGGCGATGCGGCATACCGACATCCTGCGTTACCATCACACTACAAACATGAACCATTCTTTTCGTTCGCGTCTGTTTTTCGTCTGTTTTCTGGTCGGGAGCCTATTGAGCTTGACCGTTGGTTGGGCGCAGGCGCAATCGGGTACTGTTAAAGGTGCCGTCGTAGATTCCGTCTCTCGAAAACCGTTGCTTGAAGCGTCCGTTTCGCTGTTGTTAGCCCGTGACTCGTCGCTGGTTACGTTTGCGATTACGGATGGCGAGGGACAATTTGTCTTTAAAAATATTGCGGAAGGGCAGTACCGCGTTCTGGTTACCTATGTCGGTTATCGGGGTGCTTCTCGGCGCGTTTCGGTGACGAAGGCAGAACCTGTTGGCAATGCCGGAACGCTTGAATTACTGGCGCAGTCGCAAACGTTGACGGAGGTATCAGTACAGGGCGAAAAAGCTCCGATGGCGGTCAAAGGCGACACGTTGGAGTTCAACGCGGGCTCGTTCAAAACGCAGCCGAATGCGCAGGTTGAGGATTTGCTCAAAAAACTACCGGGCATTCAGGTTGACCGCGATGGGACCATTACGGCGCAGGGACAGACGGTTAAAAAAGTGCTCGTCGATGGAAAACCGTTTTTTGGCGATGACCCAAAGATGGCGACCCGTAACCTTCCCGCCGATATTATCGATAAAGTACAGTTGATGGATCAGTTATCGGAACAGTCCGCGTTTTCGGGCGTTGATGACGGCGACCGGTCGAAGACGATCAACATCACGACGAAGAAAGATAAGCGAAAAGGCACGTTTGGACAACAGTCGCTGGCGGTTGGTCCCAAACCGGGAGACGATGCGCGCTATTCGGCAAAAGCAACGCTCAACCGGTTCAGCAATGGGCAGCAGATGTCGATTCTGGGCATGGCGAACAACATCAACCAGCAGGGCTTTACGGCGCAGGATTTAGGTCTCGGCAATAATTTTGGGGGGAGCGGGCAAGGATCGGGTGGTAATTCGGGCTCAGGTAGCTTTGTGCGCAACGGTGGGGGCGGAGGTTCGGGCAACGGCAA contains the following coding sequences:
- a CDS encoding GMC oxidoreductase, with the protein product MNLNLKADKDQTYDAIVVGSGMTGGWAAKELAEKGLKVLVLERGYELKHVEDYKTAFSDPWEFEHRGKIPIVAAEEHYATMYFSAKEGSQFFFTNDKENPYVQKRPFNWIRAYHTGGKSLLWGKHTYRWNEEDFLANAKQGLGVDWPIRYADLVPWYNYVEKFVGISGQAEGLAVLPDSNFLPPMAMTAPELHLKKSVAQKLNRPITIGRVAHLTKPQPVHSAVGRATCQFRNRCTRGCPFGAYFSSLAATLPAARRTNRVTIVHNAIVKEIILDDKAQKAKGVRVIDQNTMEVRDFYAKVLFLNAGTIGSTSILMNSKSARFPTGLGNDSDQLGRNLMDHHLAIGARGDIDGFEDDYFFGARPGSLYIPRFRNWGTDKRSYLRGFGYQGGATRADWSRGAAETGFGADFKKKMTQPGPWKINLSGFGEVLPDPNNRFTLSNDQTDKWSLPQVVFDADFGENERAMRKDIMNDGAEMLEAAGFKNVVAYDNPVAHMGLGIHEMGTARMGKDPKTSILNKFNQVHACKNVFVTDGSAMTSASNVNPSLTYMALTARAASYAVEQLKARNL
- a CDS encoding gluconate 2-dehydrogenase subunit 3 family protein, which translates into the protein MNRRQAVTQVAWMLGGVFSAPTLQAMNRWEQIAKTTSAGTPTGKFLSETQHELMGRVAELIIPRTVSPGVESPRVESPGALDAGVPDFMDVMLRDCYTKAAQDIFLAGVSDLERKNFVTLSTDQQTALLKQIEADAQKSTNPTFWLITKELTLLGYFTSEVGVKASFDYQPIPGKFEAIKIKPGQKDFMYGNQA
- a CDS encoding L-lactate permease produces the protein MVWKQVVDPFTNIALSVLVASVPILFIFWALIIKKMKGYQASLIATGLAMIIATAVYGMPVKLALLSAAHGAVYGLFPICWLIITAVFLFNITVKSGQFEIIKQFMASITADRRLQALLIAFSFGSFLEGTAGFGAPVAITAAMLVGLGFNPLYASGICLIANTAPVAFGSIGIPITVASQVSGIPELPISQMVGRTLPILSVMLPFYLVTIIAGFRKAQEIMPAVLVSGISFAFLQYFSANFLGPALPDVIAGLGSIICLMIFLRFWKPKTIWRFANEPAATIVTDLNYTNGQLIRAWSPFIVLTIMVIAWGVQPIKDALNSAGMAQFEFPGLHNAIQGEDGTLLPKLFKLNYLSAAGTAILIAALIAIPLVGLSYREGANVFGATLDQLKFPILTIAAVLGFAYILNDSGITLTLAEVLANTGFLFPFFAPILGWLGVFITGSDTSANALFSKLQYATAQSIGVDPVVTVSANISGGVVGKMISPQSIAVAAAAGNLVGKESELFRFTVKHSFIMLFVICLIVLAQAYALKWLIPAYEMIGTKKATMLPNVSTGYTYLALLAVLLATLAVLILRTAKKKAQTPDFVN
- a CDS encoding D-2-hydroxyacid dehydrogenase, whose product is MKIVVLDGYTLNPGDLSWEGLEKLGELTVYDRTPADQVVERAKDAEIIFTNKTPLGEDILVQLPALKFIGILATGYNIVNTDVAKKNGIIVSNVPGYSTMSVVQLTFAMLLELTLHVQRHSDSVMDGKWARSADFSFWDYPLIELADKTIGIIGFGSIGEKVADVATAFGMKVIGSKRHHTDQSHRSNFRWADVPELLAQSDVVSIHTPLTPETQGLMNKDTLALMKPTAFLLNTSRGPLVVDQDLADALNNDIIAGAGIDVLSKEPPAADNPLFKAKNCLITPHIAWATKEARTRLMAITVDNLSAFINGNPVNVVNK
- a CDS encoding alpha-amylase family protein; the protein is MERRNFIKTTGLLGGSFAFSGASVWAGSPLLTNHVAPPESYWLDGPMRWAQLAFVERDPGHYDPDFWLAYFKRIHADGALLSAGGIVAFYPTNIPLHHRSDFMGNTNTLGYLVEGCRKQGMKIMLRTDPHAARQDVYDAHPDWIAVTADGKKRRHWANPDLWVTCALGPYNFEFMTRVNAEIMDNFSPEGIFSNRWHGHDVCYCAHCKTNFKAYSGLELPQKTEKLDPTYRKWAEWRMKRLRELWAVWDADIRKKKPTARFIPNGFPDKVTTGKEADLFFADQQARRGLAPPWANGKGAKELRSTLGLKPLIGIFSVGIEEEFRWKDSVQSDAEIRIWAAEGTANGMRPCFVKFGGDIYDKRWMEAVANLYEGYHKNESYLRNTASLARVGVVYSEQTDRNYGGKPWQQKSGDHLDGIYHTLVESRVPFDMVNDRLLTPDDLKRFKLLILPNIAALSDAQCKQLQAFVDNGGSLVATFETSLYDEEGKQRPDFGLASLLGVSYDQKVEGPMRNSYLQLRQDAKNSQTQQILKGLDDTPRIINSVYKVNVKPTDTFPSPITLIPTYPDLPMEDVYPRVAQTDTRELYLRQVGKGRVAYIPGDLDRSFWQMLSIDHGQLLSNVINWALDEEPVVSIAGPGVIDVNVWRQQKSMTVHLVNLTNPMMMKGPFRELIPVDAQVTVQVPSGAKVTGVKLLMSDQKPKFELKNGKVTVAVPKVRDHEIVALDLA